The region GATTTGGGCTTGGAAATTCGTATCAGTGGTTTGGGTTTGCTGGACAGTCACCAGTTCAAGCTTGGGATGCTCACGAATGGCTTTTTGAAAGATCTCGGTTTCTGAGCGACTAAAGGCATCATCTTGGGCAAAGAAGACAGCCACTCGGCGAATGTTGGGGTTAATCTCAAGGGCCGCTTGAATCGCCGTGGGCGCCACCACCTCCACCCCTGCGGAGACGCGACTAATGAAGGCACCCATTTCAGGAATGCCACGGGCTGTATTGGAGGGAGCGACAACCGGTACACCCGCTTGCTCGGCAATGGGATCGGCACTAAAGGCTTGCTGCGAGAGGGTAGGGCCAACAATCCCAATCACGCGATCGCCATTGATCAAGGTTTGAAAAACGTTCACTGCCCCGGCCTCATCACTGCCGGTATCCTGAATCACCAGCCGCAGGGTCCGCCCCTTGATCTGGCCTGATTGATTAAAAAATTCCTCGGCGACTCGCACCCCCTGTAGTTGCTCTTGGCCATAGAGAGCCGCATTACCTGTTTGGGCGAGGGCAACCCCCAGGGGCAATGCATTGCTGTTTACTGAGGGAGACTCGGTGGCCGTACAACCACTGAGGGCGATCGCCCCCAGTGCAAGCATGAACCAGGGAGACTTCACCACCAATTAGACCCGTGCTTCCAAAGACTTGAGGTATTCTGTATTCACCCCGGACTCGCGCACAAGGGCAATTTTACCGGTGCGGGCAATTTCGCGAATCCCAAATTTATTCAGCATTTGCACTAGGGCAACCATTTTGCCAGGGTCACCGGAGACCTCGATGATGAGCGAATCGTCGGACACATCCACGACCTTAGCGCGGAAAATTTGCACCAATTCCAAGATTTCAGAGCGGGTGCTGGCAGTGGCATTCACCTTCAGGAGCATCAGCTCCCGTTCTACACAGGGAATTGTGGTAATATCCTGCACCTTGAGGACATTGATCAGCTTGTAGAGTTGCTTGGTCAACTGCTCAATGACAGCATCATCTCCAGGCACCACCATCGTAATACGGGAGATGCCAATTTGCTCCGCAGGTCCTACCGCCAAGCTCTCGATGTTAAAGCCACGCCGCGCAAATAGACCGGCAATGCGAGTGAGCACACCCGCCTCATCTTCCACCAAAACCGATAGGGTATGTTTCATAACTGGGATTGAATCCTGCTGCCGTGCTGGGATGCTGGTTCTCTTTAGTTTAGCGGACAAGCCGACACTCTGCGAAGAGGCGATGGCCAATGCGAAAGAGTTCCTGCCCCCTATGCAGATAGCGATCGTCGTAAGTGTGGCTAAATTGCTCTAGCTCCTCGAGACCATCCACCAGTTGATGCAAACAGTAGTAGAGGTGGGCTGCCACCTTGGCGACAGCTGCAGGGTTGGGTTGGGCTTGGAATGCATAGCGGGCACGGGTAAGGGCGCGGCGACAGTCCTGCAGGTAGGTGAGGAACTGCTCCATGAGGTCATCATCAAAGGGATCGGCAGCAAGGGCATCAATCTGCTGGGGGAGCGATCGCAAGACCGCTGCAATAATCCGACGCACGGGCGTGTAGGTGAGGGCCAGCCATTGTTCTAGCTCGCGATCGGCCGCTTGGGAACGCTGAACATCGGGCCTAGCATTTCTTGGCTGGACACGGTGCCGGGCATCATAGGCCCGCCGAGACTGCTCATCCCCCAAAATTTCATAGGCGGCGTTAATGGCCGCCATTCGCTCATGGCGAGAGCGATCGCTGGGATGGTAGTCGGGGTGATACTGCTTGACTAAGCGCCGATAGGCGGCCTTAATCTCGGCTTGGGTGGCCGTTACTGCCACCTGTAGGGTGACGTAGGGATTGGGCTGAGACATGGAAATTGTGGGCAGACCTCTGTATTTAGGTTAAAGTGCTGATTTGGCGGTGTCGAGAAATGGTTATCTATGAAACTGCAAGAACGTCTTGGGGGAGCCAATATCTATCTTGTGGGCATGATGGGTGCTGGTAAAACCACCACGGGTCGCCTCCTGGCCCAACGCTTGGGCTATAGTTTTGTGGATACCGATGCTGTGATTACGGCGTTTCGCCAACGACCGATTCGCGAAATCTTTGCCCAAGAGGGGGAGCCTGCCTTTCGGGAGTTGGAGCAACAGGTCCTAGCACAGGTCTCTAGTTACCATCACTTAGTGGTGGCCACCGGTGGGGGCATTGTCCTCAACCCGATGAACTGGAGTTATCTGCATCACGGTATTGTGGTCTGGCTTCATGTCCCCCTTGCGGTGCTCTGTCAACGCCTGCGCCAAGATCGGGAACGTCCCCTGTTGCAGGAGCAGCCTCTTGAGGAACGCTTGGGTGAACTGCTGCAGGCGCGTCAACACCTCTATGCTCAGGCAGATTTAGAGCTCAGGATTACGCTGGAAGATACCCCGGAAACGGTGTGCGATCGCCTGTTGGAAACCCTACCCTGTATCTTGAAACCAATGGAACCATGCTAGAGGTTTTGGCCATTCTTTCAGCGGCCGCAGCAGGGGGACTTCGCCTGGCACTTCCCCTACTGTTGATCGGTCTATTGCAGGGGGAACAACTCTGGTCACAGGTCCCTTTGTTGCGTCACTGTTCCCCCTATTGGGTAGTTGGTGTGCTGGCTGCTTGGTCGTTCCTGGAGATCTTTCTTTCTGGGAACCTCTGGGGCTACCGCTTCATTATCCTTGTGCAACTGTGCTTTAGCCCCCTTGTGGGTGCGCTCCTGGGCATGACGGTGGCAACAGCCACAGATACACCCCAGTGGCTCATTGCTACCTTTAGTGGTCTTTTTGCCTTTGTGTTGCAATTGGTGCAGGTGGGTTGGTTTTATCGCCTAGGGAAGCTACCCCGTTGGGTCATTGTCGGACAGGATATCCTGTGTGCGCTGTTAATTTTATTTGCCCTGAGGGCACCCAAGCAGGGCGGGTTGATTGCCTTACTCCTGTTGTGGTTGGCCGTTCGCAGTGCTAAGGATTGGCAGCAACGACATCGCTACTCCCGTCGCCGCCGCCTAAATTCTTAGGACTTGTGCTAGAGTCTCTCTAGCGTGGCAGGAGGATGGGGATGTGAAGCGACAGGTATTCGTTGCAATAGCAATGATGAGTGGGGCGATCGCTAGCCCTACCGCCTTTGCCATGCCTGCCTCCATGCAACAACTTCTGCAAACCAATGCTTGTCCCGGCTGTGATCTGCGGAATGTTGATTTGCGCGGCTATAACTTGGCGGGGGCCAATTTGCGCGGTGCCAATCTTCAGGGCGCCAACCTCCAGGATACCAACCTCATGGTGGCCAATTTGGTAGGGGCAAATCTGAGTCATGCTAACCTCACCGCCGCCTATTTAGAACGAGCCAACCTAGAAGAGGCCAATCTCAGTGGTGCTAACCTTAGCCGTGCAATTTTGCGCCATAGTCATGCTCGCCGTGCCAATTTCAGCAACAGCAACTTAACGGGAGCCGATGTCCGCTATGGGGATTTTCGCCGCGCCCATCTCAACGGCGCTACCTTTGAGCAAGCCAATATGCAGTGGGCACGGTTAGACAATGCCACTGTCGGTCAGACCAACTTTAGGGATGCTTACCGTCCCCGTATGCCCTATCGCCTCAATCTCCCCTAAAGGCGGGGGTGGCACCCATCAGTTCGTAGGGAACCTTGGTGCCCCCAAGGCCACAGTAGCCATTCACATTGCGCTGTAGGTATTGCTGGTGGTAGGGTTCGGCAAAGTAGAATTCAGGCGCCGGTAGAATTTCAGTGGTGATCGTGCCATAGCCAGCGGCTGTTAGGGCTGCTTGGTAGCGATCGCGACTGGCCTCGGCAAGGGCTTTTTGCTCAGGGGAATAGTAGTAGATACCGGAGCGATACTGCGTCCCCACATCATTGCCTTGGCGCATGCCTTGGGTGGGGTCATGGTTTTCCCAAAAGACCTTGAGCAATTCCTCATAGCTGACTATCTGGGGGTCAAAGACCACCCGCACGACCTCATTGTGACCTGTCATGCCCGTGCACACCTCTTCATAGGTGGGATTGGGGGTATAGCCGCCTGCATAGCCCACAGCAGTAACATAGACCCCCGGCACCTGCCAAAACTTGCGCTCAGCCCCCCAAAAGCAGCCCATGCCAAACATCGCTAACTCCATGCCTTCGGGATAGGGAGGGGTGAGGGGATGACCATTAACCAAGTGAGCCTTTGGCACGGGCATTGGTTCTGCTCGGCCGGGTAAAGCCTCACTGGGGCTAGGCATTGTCAACTTTTTGTTTTTGAATCCGAAGAATCCCATGATTGATGTGCCCTCGATAGTTCACGACGCTTTATATATTCTGACGAGCTTTGGGTGAATCATGCGAGGATGGACTACCCTCTCAAGCTTTAGTTGGCTGCTTGCTGACGCTCCCATTCCCTTAAGGGGCGCTGGAGGGCATTTCTGAGATCAAGGGGAACGAGGGTTACCGTCATTTTTTGCCGTGGTGCTGCGGGAGGGTCAATTTCGGCGTAGAGTTTGAGGCCGTCAAAGGTGGTGTCCCCCAAGTGTAAACGGTGCTGCTGGCCGTCTTTGAGGGTGATATCCACAGTGGCCCTGGGGGGAGCAAGGCCATAATCTCTGGCACGTTCAGTAGGTACATCGAGGGAGCGATCGCGCTGACCCGTGGCCAATAGGTTTAATAAGAAGACAACCGTACCCTCTTGCGCGGGGATTTGTTTTTCCCGATCAATCACCCAGTTGCCTGTAGCCAGCTTTTTCAAGTTCAAGCTGTAGTCAGGGGCAATAATTTTCAGTGCCACAACATCCGCCTCTTGGAAGTGGAAGAGGGGTTTCTTGATGGGCGTATCACTACGGTTGGGATTGGGCAGTTGTTGCTCAAACAGCAAGAGACCGCCGCCTAAGATGGCCGCCGTTGTTAAAAGAACTAGCGTTTTTGTGCGGATGCCACTTGCCATTAGCGACCCAATTATCAGCCCATTGATAGGGGAGACGTTCAACTCCCTTGGCGCAGCCTATCGAGGACTGAGCGATCCTCCAAGGTTGAAGTATCGCCAACTACCTCTTGACCTGCGGCTAGGGAACGGAGCAGCCGCCGCATGATTTTGCCTGACCGTGTCTTGGGTAGGGCATCGGTAAAGCGAATCTCCGCTGGACGTGCCAAGGCACCAATTTCATTGACAACGTGTTGCTTTAATTCCTGTTGGAGGGCATCACTGGGGGTCGCCGATCCTTCAAGAATCACAAAAGCAACGATCTCTTCCCCTTTGACCTCGTCGGGTTTACCCACAACGGCGGCTTCAGCAACGGCAGGGTGGGAGACCAATGCCGATTCAATTTCCATGGTGCCCAGGCGGTGGCCCGAGACATTGATCACATCGTCAACCCGTCCCATCACCCAAAAGTAGCCATCTTCATCCCTGCGGGCACCATCGCCGGCAAAGTAAAAATACTGACCATCGCGAGGGGGAATGTGCTCCCAATAGGTGCGGCGGAAGCGATCGGGATCCCCATACACCGTGCGCATCATCCCCGGCCAAGGATGACGAATGACCAGATAGCCACCCTCATTGACGCCGACCGGGTTGCCCTCAAGGTCCACGACATCGGCGAGAATCCCCGGAAAGGGCTTGCTAGCAGAGCCGGGCTTCATAGGAAGTGCCCCCGGCAGTGAGGTGATCATGTGACCCCCGGTTTCCGTTTGCCACCAGGTATCCACAATCGGGCAGCGCTCACCGCCGATGACGCGGTAGTACCACATCCATGCTTCGGGGTTGATGGGTTCACCCACGGTTCCCAAAAGGCGTAGGGAGGAGAGGTCGCGCGCCCGCGGCAAGTGTTCACCCATTTTGATGAAGGCACGAATAGCAGTGGGAGCCGTGTAAAAAATCGTCACCCCATACTTCTCAATCACATCCCAGAAGCAACCGGGGTTGGAGGGGCGGGGTGCCCCTTCATACATGAGGGTGGTGGCACCATTGGACAGCGGCCCATAGACAATATAGCTGTGACCCGTAATCCAGCCAACATCGGCGGTACACCAATAGACATCGGTATCTTGGAGGTCAAAGACCCATTGAGTGGTGATATGGGTGTAGAGGTTGTATCCTGCGGTGGTGTGGACAACACCCTTGGGTTTGCCGGTGGAGCCGGAGGTGTAAAGGATAAAGAGTAAATCCTCGCTGTCCATAGGTTCGGCAGGACAGTCGGCACTGACTCCCTTTTGCAAATCGTGCCACCAGTGATCGCGACCGGGCACCATGGTTACTGGCTGCTGGGTGCGCTGCACCACCAAGACATTTTCAACGCTGGGAACGCCTTGATGGGCAAGGGCTTTATCCACCTGATCTTTCAGGGGTACAATGGCATCTTTACGCCAGCCACCGTCAGCGGTAACAACCAGTTTGGCTTGGGCATCAATGAGGCGATCGCGCAAGGCTTCAGCACTAAAACCGCCAAAGACCACTGAGTGGGGCGCACCAATGCGCGCACAGGCCAACATGGCAATGGCTGCCTCTGGAATCATCGGCATATAAATACCAACGCGATCGCCCTTTTTCACCCCTAGTTGCTTGAGAACATTGGCAAATTGGCACACCTCACGGTGCAGTTGGGCATAGGTGAGAGTGCGGCTATCACCGGGTTCGCCTTCCCAGATTAAGGCGGCTTTATTCTTGCGCCATGTTTTGAGGTGGCGATCCAAGCAGTTGTAGGTGATGTTGATTTTGCCATTGACAAACCACTTGGCATTGGGCGGCTGCCAATCCAGTACTTGCTCCCAAGGTTGAAACCACTCTAGCTCCTGCTGGGCAAGCTCTCCCCAAAAAGCGGCGGGATCAGCTTTTGCCTTTTCGTAGAGGGCATTGTAGGCCTCAAGGGAATGAATCCGCGCCTTGGCCACAAAATCATCGGGGGGATAAAAAAGGCGGTTTTCCTGAAGAATCGACTCAATCGTGGGATGACTCATCCGTTTTATCCGTGGCAGCAGGATCTATCATAAGGGGCGATCGCCTCACCCCTTGCTATCCCCGCTGAATCCAATCCAAACCAATTCCCCGGGCCATCATGGCTGCTAAGAAGGGAATGGCACTGAGAAAGGCCAATTCAGCCCGAATCACCCAGGTCAAACGCTGCACCGTCGGCAATTCCAGGGTTGGGGCTTTCTCTTCCCGCAGCGGTTTAATCCACAGTAGGAACGAGATCGTCGGATACAGCGACAATAACCCCACTAAAATAAATAAGCCCACTTTCAGGTGAAAGACGGGGTTACCTAAATAGTATTCAGTCCCTTTGCCAAAATAGAGAACCCGCAAAATACCGGTCACAAGAACGGTAACCGCAGCAATGCCATAGAGGGCATCAGTAATCACCAATCGCCAAGCCTGTTTAAGATCTAAATCCTTGCGCAGGGTCAAGTGTTCGACTACGAGGGCAGCAAAGGCTACCATAAAGCTGAGGTAATGCAGGTAGGCGATCGCAGCACTGCTCCAAAGGGCGTTCATCCGAAGTGTTCCTTGGCGACTAAGGGAGTTTGCAAAAAGGGCTGTACTAATCCTAGGGGGCAGCCTCGGCATGCGCAAGGGCCAGCCCCACGAGTTTTTAGGCTTTAGCCACGGCGCAGATCTTTGGCCATGGCGCGAAAGAGATCTAAGCTGGGATCTCTGCGGCGGCGTTCCTCTTCTTCCACCGCAGGGGGGATGACATCACTGACACTGGGTTCGGGTTTGCCTTTGTTTTCGGCCTCGGGATTCACCTTTTCAAGGGAGGAGACCAACTCCACCACTTCGACTTCTTCTTTGGCACCGCCAGTTGCAGGGAACGTTTTTTTCACGACCTTGGCGGTGCGCATGTACTCAATGTTGCCGTAGGTCTTGGCTTCATCGGGATCGAGAAAAAAATCTTTGCTGGGCCGGGCATCAGCTTGCGTGCCCCGCCGGAAAAGGCCATCAAAGAGTCCCATAGCGCAATTGTTACCTTTTGTGAAGAAACCGCTGATCAGTTTACAATAAAAGCCCAAGGAGGGGCTATCAGAATTCCGCAAGGGCGTGGCGATCGCTAACTGTAGTGTCAGTTGTTATCCCCTTGGCTCCCCAACCCTTGGCTGCTCATGGTAGGTTAACGGTGGAAATGCCAGAGGATGCAGGACCATGCCAGCCAAAACTAAAGGAGAGTCGCTCGTCCGCTTGCTGAATGTTGGCAAAGCCTACCGTCAGCCCAACGGTCAGGTCATTAGCATTATGGAAAATATTAACCTGGAGTTGCGCACGGGGGAAATTGTTGCCCTCTTGGGGCCCTCAGGATCGGGTAAGTCAACCCTAATGCGCATTATTACAGGTTTAGTTGCACCTACGTCTGGGCAGGTCTTGTACCGCGAGCAGCCAATGCAGGGTTTGAATCCGGGAGCCGCCATCGTCTTTCAAAGTTCGGCGCTCTATCCGTGGCTAACCGTTTTGGAAAATGTGGAACTGGGGCTAAAGGCCTTGGGAGAAGGCCCACATGAAGGCGCACATGAAGGTCAACATTTTGTAACAGCGCTAGGCCGCTGACTGCTGCAACAGTTGTACAATTGGCAACTCAGTAATGTCCCTGCCCAGCAGGGGCTGCACCTGTTCCAAAATAGAGAAAATTTCTTGGCGGCAGTTCCATTGGGAGTTCTCACCGTACTGAAGAGTGAGGTGTGTCAAAACTTCCAAAGCATAGTCAGGAAAGTCTAGTGCATCCGCGATCGCTGCCAGTTTTAGTAGGTGTACTGGCGTTTGTAGGTGAGCATTTTGCAGCTGTTGATCATGACCGAGTAAATCTCGCAGGTAAATGGCATCTGCCCATAGAAGTTGACCTGATCGTCGTTGAGACTGTAAAGGTGAGAGGTAGCGCGGCAAGCGGCACCAACCATCATTAGTCAGCAGGTCAAAGAGCACAAAGCCTCGCGCACGTAAGTAAGCATCAATGTCGCTAAATAGGGGTTGACCTTTGTAGACCTGTGAGAACTCCACTTCAATAACAATACCTAAAGTAGTTGCAGCTAAAAGATGCTCCCCACCTTGCAAAACATCAAGATCGGCACCTTGAACATCCACTTGGAGAACATCCACGCTCTCTAGTCCCTCCGCTTGGGCAAAAGCGCTCAGGGTGGTTGTTTCCACCTGCACAGTCGCCTCAATATTCAAACTGGGATTAAATCCTTGAAAGCGGGATGTATAGCTTGAATTGGGCTCATAGAGAGAGCTGCAGTGGGTTGCGCGCGTAATATAAAGGGTTGCTTCCCCCACTGCTTTACCAAGGGCAAGGGGATAGTGCCGCTCAAACCAATCGATTCCTTGGGCTTCGAGGGCAGCATTTGCCTCATCGCAAGCCTCCGGGTCCGCGTCAAAGCCATAAATCTTTAGGTTAGGAGCAAAAATATGCCACGGGGATTGAGCATAATTATCCTCACGGTAAATTTTGCGAGAACCCACAATGCATAGGGTCAAGGAAATAGGATCGAGCTTCCCTGCACTTTTCAGCGTATTGTTAATAAGTCCCATAGCGCAGTAGACAGTGTACAGCTGACCTAGGATTCTAAATCATGTTTCAAGACGGGGTCTATTTTCTCAAGCCTAGCTATCTAGGCTAGATAGCTGCTCCAACATAATTGCTTAATTGATGTTCTAATTTTTATCCCCTTGGCTCCCCAACCCTTGGCTGCTCATGGTAGGTTAACGGTGGAAATGCCAGAGGATGCAGGACCATGCCAGCCAAAACTAAAGGAGAGTCGCTTGTCCGCTTGCTGAATGTTGGCAAAGCCTACCGTCAGCCCAACGGTCAGGTCATTAGCATTATGGAAAATATTAACCTGGAGTTGCGCACGGGGGAAATTGTTGCCCTCTTGGGGCCCTCAGGATCGGGTAAGTCAACCCTAATGCGCATTATTACAGGTTTAGTTGCACCTACGTCTGGGCAGGTCTTGTACCGCGAGCAGCCAATGCAGGGTTTGAATCCGGGAGCCGCCATCGTCTTTCAAAGTTCGGCGCTCTATCCGTGGCTAACCGTTTTGGAAAATGTGGAACTGGGGCTAAAGGCCTTGGGAGAAGGCCCGCGATCGCGCCGCCGCAAGGCACTGCGGATGATTGATATTATTGGCTTGGATGGCTTTGAAAACGCCTACCCCAAGGAACTGTCGGGGGGCATGCGGCAGCGGGTGGGATTTGCCCGGGCTTTGGCAGTGGAGCCGGAACTCCTGTGCATGGATGAGCCATTTTCGGCCTTGGACGTGCTGACGGCGGAGAACCTGCGTTTTGAACTTCTTGATCTGTGGCTAGAGCACAAAATTCCTACCCAGAGCATTTTGATTGTCACCCACCACATTGAAGAGGCCGTCATTCTCGCCGATCGTATTATTGTTTTGGGGAGCAACCCCGGTCGCGTCCGCGCTGATTTTCCAGTCACCCTGCCCCACTATCGCGATCGCAAGACGCCGGAGTTTCAAGCCACCGTGGATCGCATCTATAAAATTCTCACTAACCCCCATGTAGATGAATTGGAGGAACTAGAACCCAGGCCGACTACCGTTGCCAGCAGTCAGGAACCCCGTTATCCATTGCTGCCCCATGTGCGCATTGGTTCGATCGCCGGTCTATTGGAACTCCTAGAACACCGCAAAGAAGACCTCTACCGCATTGCCCAGGAGTTGCAATTGGAGCTAGACGATATTCTGCCCATTGTCGAAGCTGCCCAGATGATGGAACTGGTGGAGCTGAAGGAGGGGGATATCAGTGTGACCCCTATTGGCAATGCCTTTATTCAGGGGGACATTGACCAGCGCAAGCTGATTATTCGTCAGCAACTCCTCAAGCATATCCGCCTTGTGCAGCAAATCCATACTTTTCTGATGGCTAAGCAAAACCACCGCATTCCCGAAAGTTTGGTGCTGGATATTTTAGAGCGGCACTTTACGCCGCAGGAGGCCGAGCGCCAGCTCAATACCGCCATTGACTGGGGACGCTATGCCGAACTCTTTGGCTATGACGAACCATCTAAGGAAATTTTCCTTGAAGTCAGTGAACCAGAAGAGCCATTGTCCCTTGAAACGACGGCTGTTTGACAACCGCCTACGGAGCCTGCCCTTGGCTAAATTCCTCTAGGGCTTCCAGGACGTGGGTAGCATACATCAGGGCAGGACCGCCGTCCATGGCTACCGTGACCATCAGGGTTTCCATAATTTCCTCAGGGGTTGCGCCCGCCTGCAAGGCAGCGCGGGTATGGAACGCGATACAGCCATCGCAATGCTTAGCCACACCAATAGCAAGGGCAATCAACTCCTTGGTTTTCGTGTCAAGGGCACCGGGGATTGAAGAGGCACGACTCAAGCTATAAAAGGCTTTCATGGCGTCGGGCATCGCCGCCGCTAGCTTTGCCGTGTAGGATTTGATGTGGTTAATTTGCTCAGTGTACATCGCTGTTTTCAAACATTTCGTGTTCCCCCTATCATCCCCCATAGGAAGGCTGACGCTGCTGAAATTTCAACGTTTTTTCTTAATTCCTCTTCCTTTGAATTCCTCTTCCTTTGACGGCAAGAACAGCTTGGGGAATGATTGAGGAGTTGGGGATCATTTTGAGCAGAATTTAGGGTTGGCCTATGGGCTTTAGGTGGATGAGCACAACCGGTTTTTTGAGCGGATTGCTCCTGGTGCTGGGATGTCAAGCAGCGACCGTATTGCCAGGAACCCTAAAAACTCCTGGGAAAGTGCCCCCTTTTGCCCCTCGCTCCCTGTACACAACCATTGATGAGTTTGGCCAGCCTCAGTTTCAAGTTGATGGCCGCAAACTATTTCGCGATCGCCCCCTGCCCCCGCACCGCATTAGTACTGTCCCCATAAAGCTGCTGCAGGTGTTGCGCAGCACTCGCCAGTATTTTCAAGACTTTAGTGAAACCGACCCCATTACCCAACGGGAAGGTATTCTGGGGATTCAAGGGGTTACTCTGCCCCAGGTCCTCGACACACTAGATTTCATGATTGCGACGCTCACGGAGGATATCAGCCGCAAGCGCCCGATTCGTTTGCAGGACCCCGCATTTATTAATCAGCACTTTCGTGTCATTCAATGGCTGCCCCACAATCCCCGTAATCCAAACCAAACTGAGGAATTGCGCCTCACCAACTACGCAGTCTTTACCCATCGCGGCTCCCACACCCCCACACAGACATACAATACGGCCCTTTATGCTCTGCCGCCCCGGGTTTCCAATCAACCAGAGGATAGGTTTTATCAGCAACTGACAAAACAACAGGTTCTTGCCGGGATTTTTGAACCGGGGGGTGCCCTCCATGGCCGGGTACAACCTTTGGCCTACCTGACGCGAGCCGCCTTTGAAGATGCCCTCATGCAGGGGACAATTCTTGTGGAATTTACCGATGGCAGTCGCGCCTTTTTTAATGTGGATCGCAACAATGGTCTGCCCTTTGTTAAGGGGGTTTCTCCCTATGAGCAGCAACGCTACTGGTATTTTCGGCAAGTGGCTGCCATTAAGGGCTACGGCAGCACCATTGAGAACAAAATTAATATTGAACCTGAGGTGACGTTTGCTGGAGATGTTTGGAATATCGGTCTTGGGCGAGTGGTGGTGATTGAAGATCGACGGGGTAAACCGCCCCAACTGCGCCTCGGGGTTATTGCCGATACAGGAGGGGCCTTTGCTCCCAATCTCTATCAGTTGGACTTTTTGGCAGGGATTTTTCGCGATCGCCCCACCTACCAAGCAGTTGCCCGGCAATTACCCAATTATGTCCGTGCCTACATTTTGATTAAAAAGCCTGTAAAAAGCAGGAATCAATAAAAAATTATCCTAGCGCTGGCCAAGAAATTTATGGGTTTGGGGGACAACCCGCACATGGGTTAGCCTTGTTTTGAGTTGCCCTTG is a window of Thermosynechococcus vestitus BP-1 DNA encoding:
- the msrA gene encoding peptide-methionine (S)-S-oxide reductase MsrA, giving the protein MGFFGFKNKKLTMPSPSEALPGRAEPMPVPKAHLVNGHPLTPPYPEGMELAMFGMGCFWGAERKFWQVPGVYVTAVGYAGGYTPNPTYEEVCTGMTGHNEVVRVVFDPQIVSYEELLKVFWENHDPTQGMRQGNDVGTQYRSGIYYYSPEQKALAEASRDRYQAALTAAGYGTITTEILPAPEFYFAEPYHQQYLQRNVNGYCGLGGTKVPYELMGATPAFRGD
- a CDS encoding J domain-containing protein, which gives rise to MSQPNPYVTLQVAVTATQAEIKAAYRRLVKQYHPDYHPSDRSRHERMAAINAAYEILGDEQSRRAYDARHRVQPRNARPDVQRSQAADRELEQWLALTYTPVRRIIAAVLRSLPQQIDALAADPFDDDLMEQFLTYLQDCRRALTRARYAFQAQPNPAAVAKVAAHLYYCLHQLVDGLEELEQFSHTYDDRYLHRGQELFRIGHRLFAECRLVR
- a CDS encoding DUF4340 domain-containing protein codes for the protein MASGIRTKTLVLLTTAAILGGGLLLFEQQLPNPNRSDTPIKKPLFHFQEADVVALKIIAPDYSLNLKKLATGNWVIDREKQIPAQEGTVVFLLNLLATGQRDRSLDVPTERARDYGLAPPRATVDITLKDGQQHRLHLGDTTFDGLKLYAEIDPPAAPRQKMTVTLVPLDLRNALQRPLREWERQQAAN
- a CDS encoding ABC transporter substrate-binding protein; the protein is MVKSPWFMLALGAIALSGCTATESPSVNSNALPLGVALAQTGNAALYGQEQLQGVRVAEEFFNQSGQIKGRTLRLVIQDTGSDEAGAVNVFQTLINGDRVIGIVGPTLSQQAFSADPIAEQAGVPVVAPSNTARGIPEMGAFISRVSAGVEVVAPTAIQAALEINPNIRRVAVFFAQDDAFSRSETEIFQKAIREHPKLELVTVQQTQTTDTNFQAQINATLSLKPDLIVISGLAADGGNLIRQLRELGYQGLILGGNGVNTVNIFPVCRRLCNGVLVAQAYNSENPDPMNVKFRNAFAAKYSQAPSQFSAQAFTAVQVFADSLARLSQAKNLSELPLADLRQALNQEILKGVYETPLGEIRFTPQGEVLQRFFYVGQIEMSDDGQSGKFRLVKRVERQP
- the acs gene encoding acetate--CoA ligase, which translates into the protein MSHPTIESILQENRLFYPPDDFVAKARIHSLEAYNALYEKAKADPAAFWGELAQQELEWFQPWEQVLDWQPPNAKWFVNGKINITYNCLDRHLKTWRKNKAALIWEGEPGDSRTLTYAQLHREVCQFANVLKQLGVKKGDRVGIYMPMIPEAAIAMLACARIGAPHSVVFGGFSAEALRDRLIDAQAKLVVTADGGWRKDAIVPLKDQVDKALAHQGVPSVENVLVVQRTQQPVTMVPGRDHWWHDLQKGVSADCPAEPMDSEDLLFILYTSGSTGKPKGVVHTTAGYNLYTHITTQWVFDLQDTDVYWCTADVGWITGHSYIVYGPLSNGATTLMYEGAPRPSNPGCFWDVIEKYGVTIFYTAPTAIRAFIKMGEHLPRARDLSSLRLLGTVGEPINPEAWMWYYRVIGGERCPIVDTWWQTETGGHMITSLPGALPMKPGSASKPFPGILADVVDLEGNPVGVNEGGYLVIRHPWPGMMRTVYGDPDRFRRTYWEHIPPRDGQYFYFAGDGARRDEDGYFWVMGRVDDVINVSGHRLGTMEIESALVSHPAVAEAAVVGKPDEVKGEEIVAFVILEGSATPSDALQQELKQHVVNEIGALARPAEIRFTDALPKTRSGKIMRRLLRSLAAGQEVVGDTSTLEDRSVLDRLRQGS
- a CDS encoding DUF4126 domain-containing protein translates to MLEVLAILSAAAAGGLRLALPLLLIGLLQGEQLWSQVPLLRHCSPYWVVGVLAAWSFLEIFLSGNLWGYRFIILVQLCFSPLVGALLGMTVATATDTPQWLIATFSGLFAFVLQLVQVGWFYRLGKLPRWVIVGQDILCALLILFALRAPKQGGLIALLLLWLAVRSAKDWQQRHRYSRRRRLNS
- a CDS encoding pentapeptide repeat-containing protein, translating into MKRQVFVAIAMMSGAIASPTAFAMPASMQQLLQTNACPGCDLRNVDLRGYNLAGANLRGANLQGANLQDTNLMVANLVGANLSHANLTAAYLERANLEEANLSGANLSRAILRHSHARRANFSNSNLTGADVRYGDFRRAHLNGATFEQANMQWARLDNATVGQTNFRDAYRPRMPYRLNLP
- the ilvN gene encoding acetolactate synthase small subunit, producing the protein MKHTLSVLVEDEAGVLTRIAGLFARRGFNIESLAVGPAEQIGISRITMVVPGDDAVIEQLTKQLYKLINVLKVQDITTIPCVERELMLLKVNATASTRSEILELVQIFRAKVVDVSDDSLIIEVSGDPGKMVALVQMLNKFGIREIARTGKIALVRESGVNTEYLKSLEARV
- a CDS encoding shikimate kinase; this translates as MKLQERLGGANIYLVGMMGAGKTTTGRLLAQRLGYSFVDTDAVITAFRQRPIREIFAQEGEPAFRELEQQVLAQVSSYHHLVVATGGGIVLNPMNWSYLHHGIVVWLHVPLAVLCQRLRQDRERPLLQEQPLEERLGELLQARQHLYAQADLELRITLEDTPETVCDRLLETLPCILKPMEPC
- a CDS encoding DUF2214 family protein, giving the protein MNALWSSAAIAYLHYLSFMVAFAALVVEHLTLRKDLDLKQAWRLVITDALYGIAAVTVLVTGILRVLYFGKGTEYYLGNPVFHLKVGLFILVGLLSLYPTISFLLWIKPLREEKAPTLELPTVQRLTWVIRAELAFLSAIPFLAAMMARGIGLDWIQRG